A window of the candidate division WOR-3 bacterium genome harbors these coding sequences:
- a CDS encoding lysophospholipid acyltransferase family protein, with amino-acid sequence MSFREKSHPFPSRPRFLDGRAVNDILDLGGPELMRWLSVRSSRRLSRVRTTVWTWLKQSLLFLYGLCIRVKVVGRVAVPLRRGFIVVANHLNGADSVVLQIALRTRLFFAASSRWFRGPFSRFIMRHICDAFPVETGLPFESISGVRSCLETLRAGGSVGVYPEGGFNLSGRVTDIKDGAAYLAARTGAPVLPVYIRNLRYAGRVDQTTIWTECWTGFLSVAENLFNTRIEILVGEPIQPARLSQTSEELRAEIDRINAQIRQEFEELAQGMPA; translated from the coding sequence ATGAGTTTCAGGGAGAAGTCTCATCCATTTCCATCCAGACCCAGATTTCTTGACGGCCGGGCGGTCAACGATATACTCGACCTAGGTGGACCAGAGCTCATGCGGTGGCTTTCAGTTCGGTCTTCTCGGCGGCTGAGCCGGGTAAGAACTACGGTCTGGACCTGGCTCAAACAGTCGCTCCTATTTCTCTACGGCTTATGCATAAGGGTGAAGGTTGTCGGCCGAGTCGCAGTTCCGCTGCGCCGTGGATTCATTGTCGTGGCCAATCATCTGAACGGTGCAGATTCAGTTGTGTTGCAGATCGCACTGCGCACGAGACTTTTCTTCGCCGCCTCATCGCGGTGGTTCAGAGGTCCCTTCTCCCGGTTTATTATGCGCCACATCTGCGACGCCTTTCCGGTCGAAACCGGACTTCCGTTCGAGAGCATCTCCGGCGTGCGCAGTTGTCTTGAGACACTACGGGCCGGGGGCAGCGTCGGCGTATATCCGGAGGGTGGGTTCAACCTGAGTGGTCGAGTCACGGACATCAAGGATGGTGCGGCATATCTTGCGGCCCGGACCGGTGCGCCAGTGCTACCGGTGTACATCAGGAATCTGCGGTATGCAGGCCGAGTCGACCAGACGACAATCTGGACCGAGTGCTGGACCGGTTTTCTTTCTGTTGCGGAGAATCTGTTCAACACCCGCATTGAGATACTGGTCGGTGAGCCGATTCAACCAGCACGTCTGTCGCAGACCAGCGAAGAACTCAGGGCCGAAATTGATCGTATAAACGCACAGATTAGACAAGAGTTCGAAGAACTAGCTCAGGGCATGCCGGCTTGA
- the hutU gene encoding urocanate hydratase, translating to MKENHAYKPVKAPTGTRLSCKGWHQEAALRMLQNNLDESVAENPRELIVYGGTGRAARNWDCYAAIVRTLKTLEDDETLLVQSGKPVAVFQTWPAAPRVLIANSNIVPHWATKSYFDELEQAGLMMYGQMTAGSWIYIGTQGILQGTHETFVAAGRKSFGTSDLSGRLVVSGGLGGMSGAQPLAATMAGATYLGAEVDPTRIRKRLASKKPRFLDERIDDLDKAIDKALALKEKKQAYSVCWYGNIVNLLRRLVERGVTPDILTDQTSAHDELHGYVPTGMSFEQALDLRRDHPDEYRRRSYQTMAEHVRLMLTLQGRGATTFDYGNNLRGKAIEGGFLKEDEIRSPGRAGSWKYPGFVPAYIRPLFCQGKGPFRWVALSGDPRDILETDRIVVELFPDNTALANWITKAEVQIPFQGLPARICWLGFGEREKAGLAFNKAVREGRLRAPIVIGRDHLDCGSVASPNRETEAMKDGSDAVADWPLLNAMLNVASGASWVSIHSGGGVGIGYSVHAGQVIVCDGTPAMDKRLCRVLTNDPGLGIARHADAGYEDAIALARACRINLPMVG from the coding sequence GTGAAAGAAAATCATGCTTACAAGCCAGTCAAGGCCCCAACCGGCACCAGGCTTTCCTGTAAAGGCTGGCATCAGGAGGCGGCCCTGCGGATGCTCCAGAACAATCTTGATGAGTCGGTTGCCGAGAATCCGAGGGAACTGATTGTCTATGGGGGGACCGGCCGGGCTGCCCGTAACTGGGATTGCTACGCGGCAATCGTCCGCACACTCAAGACACTGGAGGACGACGAGACCCTGCTTGTTCAGTCCGGCAAGCCGGTCGCAGTGTTCCAGACCTGGCCCGCGGCCCCGCGCGTGCTCATCGCTAATTCCAACATCGTTCCGCACTGGGCGACCAAATCCTATTTCGATGAATTGGAGCAGGCTGGGCTCATGATGTACGGCCAGATGACGGCCGGCTCTTGGATTTACATTGGCACTCAGGGCATCCTGCAGGGAACCCATGAGACGTTCGTGGCTGCAGGCCGCAAGTCGTTCGGCACTTCAGACCTTTCCGGCCGGTTGGTTGTCTCAGGCGGGTTGGGCGGGATGTCCGGAGCTCAACCTCTAGCCGCGACCATGGCGGGGGCCACCTATCTTGGTGCCGAGGTTGACCCTACCCGCATCAGGAAGCGCCTGGCCTCGAAGAAGCCGCGTTTTCTCGATGAGCGCATTGACGACCTTGACAAGGCGATTGACAAAGCCCTGGCGTTGAAGGAGAAGAAACAGGCCTACTCCGTCTGCTGGTATGGCAACATTGTGAACCTGCTCCGTCGGCTTGTGGAGCGCGGAGTCACCCCTGACATTCTGACCGACCAGACATCGGCGCACGACGAACTGCACGGCTACGTGCCGACCGGAATGAGCTTTGAGCAGGCGCTGGACTTGCGCCGTGACCACCCGGACGAATACCGCCGCAGGTCTTACCAGACCATGGCTGAACATGTGCGGCTGATGCTCACGCTTCAGGGCCGGGGCGCGACCACTTTCGATTACGGCAATAACTTGCGCGGCAAGGCAATTGAAGGAGGTTTTCTCAAAGAGGACGAAATCCGTTCGCCTGGCCGGGCCGGTTCGTGGAAGTACCCGGGTTTTGTTCCGGCCTACATCCGACCGTTGTTCTGTCAGGGGAAAGGGCCGTTCCGCTGGGTCGCGCTTTCCGGCGACCCCAGAGATATCCTCGAGACCGACCGGATAGTCGTCGAGCTGTTCCCGGACAATACGGCGCTGGCTAACTGGATAACCAAGGCTGAGGTGCAGATACCGTTCCAGGGCCTGCCGGCCCGCATCTGCTGGCTTGGATTCGGCGAACGGGAAAAGGCTGGGCTGGCATTCAACAAGGCGGTGCGCGAAGGGCGGTTAAGAGCGCCCATTGTTATTGGCCGGGACCATTTGGACTGCGGCTCGGTTGCTTCGCCCAACCGGGAAACCGAAGCAATGAAGGATGGCTCAGACGCAGTCGCGGACTGGCCGCTGCTGAACGCCATGCTCAACGTTGCGTCCGGTGCGTCCTGGGTCTCGATTCACTCCGGCGGCGGAGTCGGCATCGGGTATTCGGTCCACGCCGGCCAAGTAATCGTGTGCGACGGTACGCCAGCAATGGATAAACGTCTGTGCCGTGTGTTGACCAATGACCCTGGGCTCGGCATTGCCCGCCATGCTGATGCCGGGTACGAAGATGCAATTGCTCTGGCCCGGGCCTGCAGAATCAATCTGCCGATGGTCGGGTGA